The stretch of DNA GCCTGAGTTTTCATCCTTCCGAATGCTAGCTGAAGGTCTATTAAATCTGGGCATGGACGATTATCTAATTAGTGCTATTGAACTAGTTATAGAAAAGGCGGACTTTAGAGAGTCTGATGTTTCTGCAATAAGGGGGTATCTCAAGATCCGCAAATATTATGATGCATTAGCAACTTTTGGCCGTCTCCTAGAGATCAACAACCCTCAATGGGCTTACCGATGATGTAGCATGCCTGAGAAAAATGTACCATGGAAACTACTGAGTAGATTATAAATTTGCTAGTTGCTTGATTGGCCTAGACTTTTTAAGCAGTGGTGTAATAGATGTCTATGCCAGCGAATATGGGAATGCTATCTTGCTTCTGAAACTCATGGAGAGCTGCTTACCTTCTTTTCCATCATGAACCCTCTTTTTAGGCtcctgtatttttttttttggaagctAACGGTCACATATTTTTGTTGCTCTGTCAAATGATACTTCAGTATTTAGGGATTTTTTTTGTCACGTCTCGAAATTTTATGGAAACATTATATTTTAGCTATAGTATCTTCCAGCAAAGCACTAACACACTCTTCATAAACCTTTTTGCGAGTGACTTCATTCTAAGCATTTGCAGTTCAGGCATGTTGCAGCTTGCACATGGTTCTAAACAGCGGACTAAGGGGTTTAATGGCTGGACATAAAAAACAGCTAATAGCGGGTTAAATGAGGCTATAACGGCTAAATTACACATAAATTCAAATGCCGGTACTATGCCTCAAACAGTTATAGCGGAAGCTCAAGAGGTCATTCTACTTCCATTAGCTGAGAATTCAACATGCTCAGAATACATGATGCCGGCTGCTAGTTTCGATGCTAGTAGCCCGTGCATGTCGACCTTTTCATTTGATCTGACAATTGCCATGATGTAACTATATAGTGTACAATGTGCAATGCATTGTACATGGAATCTTAAAGCCTTTGGGCCCTTGTCCAATCGAGCATCCAGAAATGGCTGAGCTCATGGGCCTATGATTGTCAGTTTGCCTTTGGGCCTCCTTTTACATTCTCATCCCCCAGGCGGGAGGCGGGTcagtctcctctcctctcccagATCTATCATCCGGCGGAGGATCCACCATGGCGCCTCCACCGCGCggccgcctgctcctcctcctccctctcctgctcctcgccgcggccgcggccgcctccacgGCCCGCGCCGACGACCTGGTCGCGGAGCTCCAGTCCCTCCGCGCGCGGTCCCCGTCGGGCGTGATCCACCTCACCGACACCTCCGTCACCCGCTTCCTCTCGggcaccgccgcgcgccgcccctacTCCGTGCTCGTCTTCTTCGACGCCGCCTCGCTCCACTCCAAGCCCGACCTCCACCTGCCCCAGCTCCGCGCCGAGTTCGCGCTCCTCTCCGCCTCCTTCCTCGCCCGCAACCCCGCCTCCGCTGACCTCTTCTTCGCCGACATCGAGTTCGCCGAGTCGCAGCACTCCTTCCACCAGTTCGGCGTCAACTCGCTGCCCCACGTCCGCCTCGTCCGCCCCGAccacgccgccctcgccggGTCCGAGCAGATGGACCAGTCCCACTTCTCCCGCCTCGCCGACTCCATGGCCGAGTTCGTCGAGTCCCGCACCGGCCTCGAGGTCGGCCCCATCGTCCGCCCGCCGCTCCTCTCCCGCAACCAGGTCATCCTGCTCGGCATCctcttcctcgcctccatcccATTCATGATCAAGAGGATCGTCGAGGGGGAGACCCTGCTCCACGACCGCCGGGTCTGGATGGCCGGGGCGCTCTTCGTCTACTTCTTCAGCGTGTCTGGGGGCATGTACGGGATCATCAGGCACACGCCCATGTTCCTCACCGACCGCGCGGATCCCAACAAGCTCGTGTTCTTCTACCAGGGGTCGGGGATGCAGCTTGGGGCTGAGGGGTTTGCCGTAGGGTTCTTGTACACGCTCGTGGGTCTCATGATCGCTGGGGTGACGCACTTGTTGGTGAGGGTGGAGAGCCTGCAGACGCAGCGCTTTGCGATGCTGGCTGTCATGGTCATTGGATGGTGGGCTGTTCGGAAGGTGATCTACCTGGATAACTGGAAGACTGGTTATAGCATTCATACCTTCTGGCCTAGCAGCTGGAGGTGAAATGCTGGCCTAGAGGCGATGGATGCTTCCTTCCTTTGGTTCCAGAGGTATGGAATAATATCCCTCCTTTTCCAATTCTGTAATCGGCATATTGGTTGGGATTGTTGGATTAACATTGGGGCGTCCCTGTATATCAATGTTGTTGTCTTGGATGCATAGTTCAGCTGTTCGCAAATGTGTTTTTACAGAAGATGCCTGacttaaaaaaaatccaaaaatgaCATTCATGAATCTTGATGACAATGCAGCATTGAAATAACATATTACATATTGTCATGACACATCTTCATAAGAAACTGCTTGCTTTCTCTCCCAATTACTGTGCTGCTGGAATGCGTTATTAAACAATCTCGGTATTCTGAAAAACAAATTGTGTTAGTAGTCAATCTGAGCATTGTTATATTTAACAATCAATAATCGGTATAACTTATTCTCTAATGTTTCATTGGGCTACTGTGCCTGTTAGCACTCAACGAACTTGACCGTGGACAGATAAGTGGTTTTGGATTGGAATTTCTTAATATATGTTTCGTAACCTTGGTTTGCCCTCCCCATTTGTTCCTATTCTCTCCTAACCATGTCGATAATTTCTCTTCGAACCcatgtatttgtatattttatACTCTACTGGTCCTCTAGTTTGATATTGGCATCCACTGAATATCTGCTGCAATTTACCTGTTCATTTTTGCGTACTATGCTTTgctttgttttatttttgagaATTCTGTTTGTTTGTAGCATTGCTCTTGTGCTGGTAGTTTGATCCTTGTTGAGCCATGTTGTGTGCGCACACAAGTGAGTAATTGTATCATCTTTCTTGTGCTGGTAATTGTATATTtctaaagttgtagttcttcttGTTTAAGGTTAGTACTGCATTATGTAGAAGATTGTTGTGTGTCACATGCACTCCATGGCTCTATACATCGGTTCCACTTGTATGGTGTACAATACTTGTCTTGCATGGATAAGTAGTGTTACAAATTACAATTTATCTTTAGGATTTGTTATACATGATTCTTCTGTAAACATCTAAAGAATAGATGTGCTATATTTTGGTCAGATGGCTTCCTTTTGACACCAAAGTTATGAATAACTAATAACTTAAGCTGTCTTGACATACAATGCCATTTTCTGCAGCATGATAGCATTTATTGTCACTGAAAAATTATGTTTTCATAACTAAAACAGCTGTTAATAATTCAAGAAAAAAACGACATATTTCAATTAAGTTAATCATGTTTGAACCCTAGTTCTGCACAGTTTTAACTATCTGCTGGCCAATGATCAGAGGTTCCAAATTGAGGCTCGCATTTTCCCACCCAATTGTGAGGTTCCAATGGACATTTCCTTATGTTGGTCTTACGAACAAACTTAGCGCATTAATTTTCTGGAAATTCTTTGATGTTACTCTAGTTTTGTTATATTTACCACAATATAAATTTCTGGAAGTACAACAACATAGGGACTTGATGATATACTCTTACTGGATATATGGTGTTTGCACAAGTGCAGTTATTTATTCGATCACATATAAGTTGGAGAGTTATTATGTGTAATATGTGGTTCAGGCGGAGTCTGTTTGCTGAAGTGTCTTGTATATTTCCTCATATCACTTCCAGTCTGAAATTTTTAAGTTGTACCTGTGGTTCAGCACTCTAGGTGGAACATGTCTTCAGAGTCCATACTTTTTCAAAGACATGATCTTTCTTGAGTCAGTGAGATGCCATTTTGACAACTGAATTTCGTAATTATATATTCAGGAAAATGGTGTGAAGTATAGTTTATGAAATATTGTGTATAAGAAACTCATACTATTTTGATGCGTGATGTGTTTCAGAAAATTTATTTGCAATATTAATCTAGTTTCAGTGTAAGCATTCTTTAGCATaacttttattttgtttgaaggGAAGGTTTTAACTTGTGATTTTCACCCCTTGTGTGAGGTGACGGTAAAATGTAGCCACGAAGCTATCCTGTATGGTTGGATTTAGCCCCCAAAAGTATTTAACTAATATATAACATGGTCTAAAAGTAAATAGAATGCTACCATGTAGAAACTGATTGTCTGGGGTTTGAAGTAACAAGCAGTGAAATAGTTAGTGCGTACAGTATATCCGACTCGTCTTCTTTTAGTTGTTATATGTTACAGCAGACAAATATTTTATGATTTGCTTGTTTCAATTTCAGGTCATGGACTCATCCAAATTGACATTGCTGAAATAGAGCATCGTTTGAGGTTGCAGTTCTCAGCTGCTGTAGTATGAAATAGAGAAAGAACCCAAGTCATTTTAGCAGAATTTGTGTCTCTGTCACGCAAACAGAGAGGTCCTGATTTTGAACTCCGATATATTATATGGTACTTTTATATGGTTTAACAGACAATGGTAAATCTTAGTTGATGATGCCCTACTTACACATCTTTTGGATGATTTCTTGATAAAAAATCATCTGCATTGAAGGTTTTGGTTTAGAATTTCTCTGGTGGAATTCTGCCTGTTTTTTTTAATGTCCATCAGTTTCATTTCAATGTCAATTTGAATTGTTCGGCTTAGTAGCAAAGTTAAATTGGCGTGGTTTATAGAAATGTAGGTTCTGCTGGTCATTTATATGATGTGCGTCAGTCTCGTTTAAATGTCATTGTGAGTTTACTTGTGACTTTGAGGCGTACTCAGAGTTAAATTGGCGCCCTTACTGAAATTTGGGGAAATTATCGGCTATTATTCTTTGCATCCGTCTTATTTACGTGTAGTGGTTGCCAAACGGACACGTTAACAATCATATTGTGTCGTGAGGGCCCAATCATATTGCCAAACGGACGTGTTATGGAAAAGAATTGTAttgcatttgcgaaaatgttttaaatagccggTTAAGACATTTAGCGATTTATATATAAAAAcaggctatagccggctataacGGGCTATAGCGGCAGCTAAGAGCTAAGTTGTACATGAAAAATTTTAGCTAAATCTCTCTCAAACAgctatagcggaagctatagtcggagatttaaaaccttgcTTGTGTCACCACTGCAAGCGCGAACTATACTATATATAATCTCACCTGGCCCTTGTGTGATTCCTTAACTGCCGGTATGTAAGTGACACGACGACGTGAAAATTTTCAGAGAACAAGTTGTCAACTTGTGATCATAtcatatatttataaatataaatataatgaTGTAACATGTGAGCGAAAATGGAGCAAAAGTATATTCAGCCAGCATTTATTATTTTGCACGGGCTTAGATGGTACATGGGAAGACCGGAACGATGAGAAAGTCTACTTTTGTGTGCAGGGAAAGTTGCAATTGCGTAAACCGAGAAGCTTGGGACGTGCTAGACGAAAATTGCGACTCGCCCTTCGATTACAAGTTGTctactttcaaaaaaaaaaactgtccaATCCGAAAATAATGCATGGAGTACATGTAATGGAAATTGCAGGAACTCGCCATCAACATTGGAATTTGGCTAGAATAATCCCATGTAAATTGTTCTTTTTCTATCTGCGAAACTTTTTTTTCACTTGAAGTAATGGCCCAAACGAAACACCTTACAAAATATTGGTTTCCCTCTAGCAAGTTGCATAGCATTTCTTGGTCAGCGTCGCGAAGATGGGCCATCAGTACAGCACAACTCGTGCGAtatggccagcagcagcaggaccgGACTGCCTCGGATCAGAGCTGTGCCAACCAAACATTCCTCGGTCAGGTGATCAGATCAGACGGAGTGGAAGGCTTTGTGATAACTGATAAACTACTCCTACTCGTAGCGGTAACCTAAATCTTCTTCCAATCTCTATCGTCGGGTTACTTAATGAAACAATAGAAACGGCAGCGTACTGAGGATGGCAAACATTTGTTTTGTGTGTTCTTCCGGCCGGTTCAATCTAGAAGTATGAAAACAGTACTGCCAAACTGCATTCATGCGCTTATTCttattagctagctagctagtagcacCAACCACCAAGCGTTGCGTGCTTCTTCACTATCACTAATACTACTTAC from Panicum virgatum strain AP13 chromosome 9K, P.virgatum_v5, whole genome shotgun sequence encodes:
- the LOC120650530 gene encoding probable dolichyl-diphosphooligosaccharide--protein glycosyltransferase subunit 3, which translates into the protein MAPPPRGRLLLLLPLLLLAAAAAASTARADDLVAELQSLRARSPSGVIHLTDTSVTRFLSGTAARRPYSVLVFFDAASLHSKPDLHLPQLRAEFALLSASFLARNPASADLFFADIEFAESQHSFHQFGVNSLPHVRLVRPDHAALAGSEQMDQSHFSRLADSMAEFVESRTGLEVGPIVRPPLLSRNQVILLGILFLASIPFMIKRIVEGETLLHDRRVWMAGALFVYFFSVSGGMYGIIRHTPMFLTDRADPNKLVFFYQGSGMQLGAEGFAVGFLYTLVGLMIAGVTHLLVRVESLQTQRFAMLAVMVIGWWAVRKVIYLDNWKTGYSIHTFWPSSWR